One genomic segment of Panicum virgatum strain AP13 chromosome 2N, P.virgatum_v5, whole genome shotgun sequence includes these proteins:
- the LOC120661139 gene encoding predicted GPI-anchored protein 58, translating to MASPADEALPELPPIKTAPLPPPPWASASASPSATPPAGDGAKAAAEEDREPSTPTSEESRLRPAVLCPPAPRKPPAPRMPVKRKPPLPSPARVFVAVPRDLSTVFRSLPPKKRIRVS from the coding sequence ATGGCGTCTCCCGCCGACGAGGCTCTCCCGGAGCTGCCGCCCATCAAGACGGCGCCTTTGCCGCCCCCGCCTTGGGCCTCGGCCTCAGCGTCTCCgtcggccacgccgccggctgGGGACGGCGCGAAGGCGGCGGCTGAGGAGGATCGTGAGCCGTCGACGCCGACGTCGGAGGAGAGCAGGCTGCGGCCGGCCGTGTTGTGCCCGCCGGCCCCAAggaagccgccggcgccgcggatgCCGGTGAAGCGgaagccgccgctgccctcgccCGCGCGGGTGTTCGTCGCCGTCCCGCGCGACCTCTCCACCGTCTTCCGGTCGCTGCCGCCCAAGAAGCGGATCCGGGTGTCGTGA